A window of Streptomyces sp. NBC_01224 genomic DNA:
TGAGTTCCCTGGATGCGCGGGTCATCGGTGTGCGAGAGCGTGTCGAAGCAGTCGAATCCCGTGCCCATGTCCACGGAATTGTCCGGGAAGCGGTCGGCCTCGGGTGCATAACAGGGCACCGGCTTCTGGCCCGGCAGGTACGGTCCGGTCGGTGCGGCGGGCAGTTTCACCAGCGTCAGGTCCACTGTGCTGCCGCGGCTGTGCCCGGACTTCTCCGCGATGTAACCGTCGGCGAACAGCCGCGTCTTGTCGACCCGGGGGTAGAACTCGCCCTTCATGGTCTCGTCGTCGAGATCCTTCGCCCACCGTACGAAGTGGTCGACCGCCCGCTGTGGCCGGTAGCAGTCGTACACCTTCAGCGAATAGCCCTGCTTCAGCAGCCGGGTCTGTGCGTGGTGCAGGGCACGGGCCGCCGGCCGGGTCAGGATGCAGAGCGGCTGGCGGTAGCCGTCCACCGGAACGCCCATGAAGTTGTGTGCGGTGGGGTAGCGCATCTCCTGGATGATCGTCGGGTCCACCGAACGCAGGGCGACGAACTCCTCGGG
This region includes:
- a CDS encoding M15 family metallopeptidase, which produces MTSLASALRVLAAAAATLLAVTAAAPVAQAKPEPKAPEEFVALRSVDPTIIQEMRYPTAHNFMGVPVDGYRQPLCILTRPAARALHHAQTRLLKQGYSLKVYDCYRPQRAVDHFVRWAKDLDDETMKGEFYPRVDKTRLFADGYIAEKSGHSRGSTVDLTLVKLPAAPTGPYLPGQKPVPCYAPEADRFPDNSVDMGTGFDCFDTLSHTDDPRIQGTQRANRQFLKKTLTDAGFVNLAEEWWHYTFKPELFPDTYFDFPVARRSVAGH